The genomic segment aataaataacatgttttattaaaataagaaattatttacaaactagcaaaaaatttcaaaaaaaataacatgaaataaaacttaacgatgtgttcttatattcaTCTAATCTTCCACATCGGATCCATCTTCTAGCATGTCCTGAGTGAAGTCCTCATAATTATCTTGGGTGTAGATAAATCTTGATGTGAAAGGAACATTACTTAGAAATCCTTCCCTAAGGTTTTATACTAACTGATGAACCTCTTCTCATATTTCTCCATTTGGTAATATGACATCTTCGAATattctaaaatttcgtgcaaacctatccataaatatttcatatttatCTTCAACATGTACATCATGATCAAATAAAACTTTGTTCCATGCTATCTTTAAACTCGATTCTGCTAGCAGTAATTTGGCTGAGTGCATGAGAACTATGAACTTCTCATGTGATTTTAACATGGTTGTATGACTACCAATAATCTTTTCTATCTCTTGTGAATTCGGTTAATTTTAAGAAACACCTTTTCGAACTCATTCTCACTATCAGGGTCGGGTATCCTTCTTATTTCCTTAACTTTTCTAACAACACTTGGGTCCATTGAGCtaaattatgaaaataacacaaaaaaagcattacaaacatatttcgaaaatgagtatacttacttggtagcaAGTTGATTCTTTGTAGATGTCGTGTGTATTTCGTGAGAACGTTCAAGACCAATATAgttgtggctctgataccacttgtaacaccctaatttctcataatattatcgagaacacaacgttagatcataaacataaaattgctattttatttaagaaaatcagaataagcaaagggatcccatgtctttacaaaaataaaataaggtttacaacaagataaaatgaacaacattaagatataatttttttttaaaaaaaaactcaaaagaaAATTCTTTGCAAATAAGGTCATAGGCCCGTTGATCATTCAtcaactatatggtccccacgaatacatcactGAGCTctttaggtcccactcgccaacGACCTCTCTATCCTCAAGTGTCTGCAGACCAACataataaggagtgagcttctaagcccagtaaggaaaatacacacAAAGGTCATATAATAAGTAATCATAAcagacatatcataaatcatacaaaAGTTCATAACAACACTATTTTgtactaatcatacaagatcataatTTCTTCTTGGTCATAACATAgatcataatcataggtcataataggtcataatcataggtcataatatgtcataataacaagacaagtagaagaaaaagataagtgcttatacaagggtggtaattaagccccagacataagtctgtcatacaagtttggcaaccgagcctacctgacatcaacttaggtccgtcatacatttctgaacaccttaggtccatCCATAATTATCTTCTTTTTGTATGTAAAATGTTAGGCTCATACATATCACAAGCTAGGtaataaactaaactacctaatttttcttACTTGGAGTGTCGAATGAGAAGAAAAAGAGAGATTGTTTTTGCTATATAGAATCGCCCAAAACCTTTATTTATGACATAAAAATTTAAGATTGgagacttataataaaactatacttccaaaaattctaaacctcataaagtcataccttcaccCTTAAAACGAAATCTCAAGACCTCTGAAATCCCGAGCCTCCACAAACAAGTCTATCCTCAACAACAATGTATAAAGTTGATCTTAGGGTAATTTTAGCTATATCAAGGGTTGTAAAGTTTAGAGTGtttctgtaacgtcccaaatttcctaataaggcttagggccttgattagggggccaggatggaaaattatggaattatttgattatgtgatatatatgtacattattatgtaagttatattataatatgacttcatatgcatgcttaggtgtattaaatatgcatgtgggcacatttatgtttaaaagggcaatttttgtaatttggccgttatgggtatatttggcatatatgtggtatgtgtgtggtactacattactatgtggatatgtttgggttacttggcacaagacgatcctagggagtaagctaatgggaaagtcacaacgggacccatactttaCTCGAAGTAAGTCAAGGGgcatattgggtatttagcacattaccgggatattgggtaatgggaatgattatttgatgatatattgggagttagtgagatcaggagggaattctgggaattttgactattttaccccagatggcatttttgggaccccgagcattaggatttgcttgagattacttaagctcgaagtaacctattAGAAATATAAAAATAACGTTTagtacattctctctctctctctctcccgttctttCTTTGACGTCGTTAACATTTTTGAAGGAAattcgagttttaggactcggattcaagaaaggttagagtcataacgattctagggaagattagaagcttattagccagatgatttaattgggaaattactcaatcagaggtaatccaaattttgaatttttaagctttgattggattttatgctttgaagggtttttgagttgtttaaagcataggttttgatggttttgggccattgggatgtttaggaactttgtttttgggatttgaatatgtttggataggtttttggaggatttttttttttttgaataaaagtGTGGACTTCATTAGCAACAATCTTTCAATAATACATCCAACACAATAGAGGAGATATTCTCCTTCAATAACATACGTTCAGCCACTGTAGAAGAAGCTTTTGCCAAAGCATGGGCAACTTCATTTGCAGAACgtttaacaaaataaattgaaaCAGAAACCAATTCCTTCCAAAGGGCTTTGCATTCATCTATAACGACCCCAAAGTAAGAGGCCATCGAAGTAGAAATCCTTAATGCTTGAACAACCAGCAAGCTGTCAGTTTCGATCTCCACTTGCTGCCAAGACCTTTTCTTTATCCAACTCAAAGCCTCCCGGACACCCAACGCCTCACCCAATCCCGGAGAAACAACCCCAGCGCGGCACACAGAGAAGGCCTCCACAAAAGCTCCCTCATGATCACGAACAATGCATGCAAAACTATAAGTGGCCGCCGCAGAGAAGATTGCTGCATCTACGTTAATCTTTAGCGCACCAAGAGGTGGTTTGACCCACGACAATCGGCCGTCAGCAGGAGATAAAAAGTTGGGCAGAGGTGCAATTTCACGATCTTGGGCTTGAACCCAGGCTAGCAATGACGAATCAGCCGTGAGAAGCACACCATGGTTTGTGCCTCTTCGATTTCGCCACACATAATCATTCCTCCTTCTCCAAACCGCCCAACAGAGCATAAATGCTTGAGCTCTCTGATCATCATTTAACCCAGCTACACTAATCTTCAACCAAGATGTAAAAGTTTCAGAGGCAGGACGCACCAGCCGAAATCCCAGACTTACCCAGCACTGCCAGACCCGACTACAACCCACCAAGGCATGCGTGATAGTCTCCCTTTCAGATTGGCATAAAGGTCACAAAGGATCGACACCCACGTATCTTGAATGAAGTTGCGAATTGGTGGGTAAACAACCCGTAGAAGCCCTCCAAACAAGATCCTTCACCTTAGGGGGAACCCTAACCTTCCACAAGCCCTTCCAAAACGTCATTTCCAGATCTGTAGCTTCACCATTTTTGAGCACCTGTTAGAACTTGTAGCAACTTTTTACAGTGAAAAACCCAGAAGGCTCCAAGGACCAAAACCAGCTATCCATAGGACGATTATTGCTTAAAGGAATGCTAAGAATGCATCTCAAATCTCGGTCATTGAACAGGTCCTTAAGCAAATCCACATCCCATTCGCGGCTATCCACAAGCAGCAAAGAAGAGACTTTTGCTCCAATCAAAGCAGGGTGTACCGAAGTAACCCAGGGGTTATCCCTATCTAGGACCCATGGGTCCGAATTAATAATGATAGTCTCCCCATTCCCAACTCGACAACGTGCTCCACTTTTTACTAAAGCCTTCACTTCCCATATACTCCTCCAAATATAACTTGGATTAGACCCAAGTTCAGCACTTAAGTAATTCCCATTTCGGTAATAACGAGCTTTGAAAGTGCGACTCACTAACGAATTTGGATTAGTGAGTAAACGCCATCCCTGTTTACATAAGAGAGATCTATTAAAATCATGAAGATCTCTAAAACCCATACCTCCCTTAACCTTGTGCATTGTTAATGAATCCCATTTCCGCCAGTGAATTCCTCTACCATTGCTTGAGGAAGAACGCCACCAGTACCGACTCATAAGCATCTCCATCTCTTTACATAAGCCTAGAGGGAGCAAGAAAAAATTCATGGCATAAGAGGGCAACGCCTGAGCAACAGTTTTAATCAAAACCTCCTTCCCAGCCTTAGATAATAAGCGCCCCTCCCACTGCTCAATTCTTTTCCTCATTTTGTCCTTAATATAGCCCAACAACACAGATTTATTCCTTCCCAGAGTATTTGGCAGCCCCAAATACATGCTATATGGGCCTACCTCAGGAATATGGAGCTCTGTACAAATGTCTTGGCGCGTCTCAATCCTGGTATTCGTGCTAAAAAACACCGATGATTTGGCTAAGTTGATTTGTTGTCCTGAGGCCACCTGATAAGAGTGGAGTAATTCTTTCACATGAACTGCCTCCTCCATTGATGCTTTACAGAACAAATAGCTGTCATCAGTGAACAACATATGCGATATCACAGGAGCCGCTCTTGCCAACTTACACCCTGTGAGCCTACCTTCGCCAAAAAATTTAGAAATCAACGCAGAAAAGCCTTCTGCATAGATAATAAAAAGATACGGTGAAAGCGGGTCTCCTTGTCTCAACCCTCTAGTTGGAACGATAGGCCCCAACTCCTGTCCCTCAATAGCAATCTTATATGAGACCGAGCTAACACATTTCATGACCAACGACACCCAATGATCCCCAAAGCCCATCTTTTTCATCATAGCTTCAAGGAACCCCCATTCAATCCTGTCGTAAGCTTTACTCATATCGAGCTTTAAAGCCATAAACCCATCCTTCCCCGACCCTTTTCTCTTAAGATAGTGCATTACCTCAAAAGCCACCATAATATTGTCGGTGATCAATCTCCCTGGCACAAAGGCACTCTGAGTTTCTGAAATCACCATCTTAAGCACTGACTTCATTCTATTCGCCATCACCTTCGAAACCACTTTATAGACCACATTACAAAGAGCAATCGGTCTTAAATCTCCCATCGACTCCGGGTCTGACTTCTTAGGAATCAAAACAATATTGGTTTCTGAAAGATGATTTAGAAAGGTACCAGTAGTGAAAAAATCCTGAACCATGCTAATAATGTCCTCACCCACAATATCCCAAAACTTTTGGTAGAAACCTGGCGAGAAACCATCCGGCCCCGGCGATTTATCTGGGTGCATCTGAAACAAGGCCTGCTTTACTTCTTCAGATTCAATGGGCCTCACTAGATCCATATTCACATCCTCTGAAATTGATGCCGATATACACTCCGTCACACTATGCCAGTCTGTGCTAGATGCTGAAAAAAGATGCTTGAAATAATCTACCATAACCGTGCCCAATCCGTTATCCCAATCTCGTAACACACCCTCATCATCCTTAAGTGCAACTATCTGATtcctccttctccttttatttgccGAAGCATGAAAGAATTTAGTGTTGGGGTCACCAGCCTAAAGCCATAACTGTTTAGATCTTTGACGCCAAAAGACCTCCTGTTGAGAAAGAACCTTGAACAATAAAGCCTGAGTCTCCTTATATTTCTGAAGTGAGTACCTATCACGCCTCCCTTGTGTCCACTGCAAGATAGTTTTCAACCGAGCTATTTGATGTTTGAATCTTCCAGTAATGTTACGACCCCATTCCGCCAAAGAAGTACTACAGCAATGAATCTTCTGAAACAGAGTATCTGAATGAGGGACCCCCCACCTGTCCTGCACTATCTGCCTACAAAGAGGATCTCTAGTCCAAGCGTTTTCAAAACGAAAACGGTATGTAAAAGTTGTTCGCTTTCTTAGGTCCAGATTCAACCATAACGGGGCATGATCTGAAGCAGAAGGACCAAGATTATATAGCTTCGCATTTGCAAACAATGACAACCAACCTTGTGAAACTAAAGCTCTGTCTAAGTGAACCTCCACCCAATTATCTGTCCCACGACCTCGCTCCCAAGTAAACTGATGACCAACCAGGTCCATATCAATCAAATTACAATCTGAAATCGCCTCCTAAAAACCGTTAATTAACCAAGAAGGATACGGTCTCCCACCCCTCTTATCTTTATTAGACATAACATTATTTAGATCCACCAAACACCAAGGTAACGAAGAAGCACTCGCAAGCTGCCTAAGCTTCCTCCAAGAATCTTCTCTCAGGCTACGGTTTGGCTTCCCATAGAACCCCGTTAAACGGAATTTAGGGTGACCACAAAGACAAATCTCCATATCCACATGATTATGCCCATAACTCATCAAAGAAGCCTCCTCACCAACCTTCCAAAGCATCGCAATACCACCACTATGGCCCAAACAATCGACTGCAAAACACCCTTCAAAACCAATAGTTGCTCTAACCCACTCCACCTTATCCCTTTTACATAACGTTTCACACAAGAATAAAACTTTGGGTTGCTTTTGACGCACCATGTCTTTAAGGAAT from the Humulus lupulus chromosome X, drHumLupu1.1, whole genome shotgun sequence genome contains:
- the LOC133806062 gene encoding uncharacterized protein LOC133806062, yielding MVRQKQPKVLFLCETLCKRDKVEWVRATIGFEGCFAVDCLGHSGGIAMLWKVGEEASLMSYGHNHVDMEICLCGHPKFRLTGFYGKPNRSLREDSWRKLRQLASASSLPWCLVDLNNFTWERGRGTDNWVEVHLDRALVSQGWLSLFANAKLYNLGPSASDHAPLWLNLDLRKRTTFTYRFRFENAWTRDPLCRQIVQDRWGVPHSDTLFQKIHCCSTSLAEWGRNITGRFKHQIARLKTILQWTQGRRDRYSLQKYKETQALLFKAGDPNTKFFHASANKRRRRNQIVALKDDEGVLRDWDNGLGTVMVDYFKHLFSASSTDWHSVTECISASISEDVNMDLVRPIESEEVKQALFQMHPDKSPGPDGFSPGFYQKFWDIVGEDIISMVQDFFTTGTFLNHLSETNIVLIPKKSDPESMGDLRPIALCNVVYKVVSKVMANRMKSVLKMVISETQSAFVPGRLITDNIMVAFEVMHYLKRKGSGKDGFMALKLDMSKAYDRIEWGFLEAMMKKMGFGDHWVSLVMKCVSSVSYKIAIEGQELGPIVPTRGLRQGDPLSPYLFIIYAEGFSALISKFFGEGRLTGCKLARAAPVISHMLFTDDSYLFCKASMEEAVHVKELLHSYQVASGQQINLAKSSVFFSTNTRIETRQDICTELHIPEVGPYSMYLGLPNTLGRNKSVLLGYIKDKMRKRIEQWEGRLLSKAGKEVLIKTVAQALPSYAMNFFLLPLGLCKEMEMLMSRYWWRSSSSNGRGIHWRKWDSLTMHKVKGGMGFRDLHDFNRSLLCKQGWRLLTNPNSLVSRTFKARYYRNGNYLSAELGSNPSYIWRSIWEVKALVKSGARCRVGNGETIIINSDPWVLDRDNPWVTSVHPALIGAKVSSLLLVDSREWDVDLLKDLFNDRDLRCILSIPLSNNRPMDSWFWSLEPSGFFTISVAGLNDDQRAQAFMLCWAVWRRRNDYVWRNRRGTNHGVLLTADSSLLAWVQAQDREIAPLPNFLSPADGRLSWVKPPLGALKINVDAAIFSAAATYSFACIVRDHEGAFVEAFSVCRAGVVSPGLGEALGVREALSWIKKRSWQQVEIETDSLLVVQALRISTSMASYFGVVIDECKALWKELVSVSIYFVKRSANEVAHALAKASSTVAERMLLKENISSIVLDVLLKDCC